The genomic segment AAGGAGTAAATGCCAAGCTTGAAACTTGGCAGGAGAAGTTGGAAGACAAATGTTTTAGACTTAGTAGATCAAAGATAGAATACATGGAATTTTAGTTTAGCAATATTAAGAGTAATGAgacaataattaaaataagagaTGTCGAATTACAAACGAGTGAGACCTTTAAGTATCTaagataatttttataaaaagatGGTTAATTGTTATAGATTTATCACATAGAGTACAAGTAGGATGGTCGTTGTATTCTGTGTAATCGTAAGATGACTTTGAAACTGAAGAGGAAGTTTTACAAACTAATGGTTATGTCTGCTATGTTTTATGGATCCGAATGTTTGGCGATAAAGCAGACACTTGAACAAAATATTAGAGTCTCAAAGATGAGGATGTTAAGGTGGATGCGTGGACATACAAAAATGGATAGCTAAGAAATGAGTATATCGGAAAAAATGTTGGGTTGTGCCTATCGAAGAGATATTGAGGGAGACACACCTTAGATGGTAAGGACACGTACGAAGGAGACTGTAGcgccttacccgagccactactaaacataCTAATAAACATGcgacattaaacttaataccaacagttaaacagcggaaaccaaatacttaatcatcttacaacccaaataaaaacaaaacaataacagcggtcttaaacattaatacaactataacaaatacatgattctgaacgagaaaatgataaaccacagaaaacctccactggatcaccaccgaaacccaactgctctagccactgccctggtcgtccgaaccgtccaacctaagacatgccccgtggaatggggtgcccaagatgaaaacaaggacgtgagtgacaatcgcccaatacgagaatgtacgagtatacaaactgatatgatgcatgcgaaatgcaataatatgctcggatatcaaggatcaagtcaagaatctcatgctcaatctagaggcgcctgagtgtgtagtctctgatctgccttaggcatgttttggctctcacactcatcatcaagacgtggacctgcaatgtccaggtcatcagagcccgcgggtcccatcggacactgtagctctcgatccccatcgtccacaatacagaatagggctgagcgaccccaacaaacgaggtatatctcaaaagatatcaggctcaacatgatatgtcatgcataatatgccaaagctttaaaacatgtattatgcaacagataaatatgcagcatataagtgtgtatactacgcttggatatctcagtaaGTACATCACGTAcatcactaaaacaatctgacagaaagctctgaacctagacatttaccaacataatgaaatcactatcaaactagaacaaacatgctacaagttctccctaatgatccttaaatcactatctaaggatttaggattatacctacttccgtcgtcagcccgctgatgatgtcttgatctcagttcaccgaccctcctcgagtcgacactagctccgaaacttcccgacaccaaagtgccctagaaaatggctagaaaacctaaggtacaactagaactctctctgaagaatgcggtgaaggaaacaaaagaatcgacttccatttataggctgcatccgaactatttcagaaaatctgaACCagtcttatctgccacgtgtcagaatctaaatggtctagttggatttctcgagataatgtaatccgaagtaggtcgggttatccatttaaaattcggtggataaCAACAGCTTAATCtcgaattatcaattccttgaaacttaattaacaactaattaattatctcttaattaatatttcattCAAAACAAATATTCGGATCATTACAGAGACCAATAGAGGCTCTAGTTAGGAGATACGAGATCATGACTAGTACACATATTAATAGACGAAGAGGGAGACCAAACAAAACTTGGATAATAATGATTAAGCTAGATTTGCTTATTAAAATATAGATGATGGTATAATAGGTGATAGTGCACAAAGATCTAGGAGGATCCATATGGTGGACTGTGGACCATTACATAGTTGGATAAAGGCCAATGTGCTGTTGTATCTCCATTCTCCTCTACCATCCTTGAGAAACCTTCACCCCCTGTTTTTGAACCTTTGCTGCAACCAATCAACAACGGTAAATTTTTATATTCTCTTGTCAATCTGGCTGCATGGTATACCGTTCATTCTGTTCTTTGTTTTTTATGACTATTTGTCTTGTGTTTGACTTTTTGCTCTAGAATATCAGAGAAATTCCATGGAATGTGATTTTTCCTACCATATTTATTCcaaattaatatgattattatttCTGAACTGAGAAATCAATAAAGTTTTAGTCCTGCGGACATTGTAGCATAGATGTAGGTATTTATGAGCAAACCATGTGATTTATATGTTGGCTTTTATACTCTCTATTCTATATTTTCCTATTTAAAATTCAACATGttccaaaaaatttatttaattttttgtctTGAAATAGGAGGATGTTCTTCATGCCAGGGTTCGGACAACTGGTGTTGTAGAAATCCAGTTCAGGTAATAAGTGATTCTTTCCATTCTAGGAAATAGACAAAATACTTCTCTTTTAACCATCAATACAAAACTTTGCCTCAAGATGATGACTGAACCGATTTTCAGTATCTATGGGTGAATAATACGTTCTTTCATTTCCTTGGGTAAAAGCAGCAGTCATTGTGACAATATGTTAGAGTTTCTATTTCTCTGTAGATTGTCTTTTATTTAAGATGTCAAGATAACACTTACTTACGGACATACCATTATCTACTGTCAAGCATATCACTTAGCGTCTAGATGATATGATATAATGCACGCTCTTTTTTTAATTATGGCATGCACTTTCGTTAAAgtttatttaaattctttttattGGTTTGAAAATTGTGTGTGGAAAATGCTTGCTTGGAGTTTCAACATACGTACTTTCTTATTTTATGTCATCGTCTCTAATCGTTTAAACATTTGCAGCCCAGTTGGAGAGAACAAAAAAAGTGGTGAAATATATCGGCTCTTTGATGTCGGTGGCCAGAGAAATGAAAGAAGAAAATGGATTCATCTATTTGAGGGTGTTGCAGCTGTGATATTTTGTGCCGCTATTAGTGAGTACGTTTGATAGTACTCCTCCTCGGTTACCATTCAGAAAGAATAAATTTTTGACATCTTGATGGCTGCCTTGTTGAAGAATCGACATTATTTAGGATTGTGACATTAATTATCATTTCTCGTCTCGTTACTTCAATCTTTTACAGCTCCTACTGAGAAGTTTGTATTTGTTCGGTTTTCTCGtttgattttatgaaaatattgttACTTATACAAGGTGCAATACTCTCTGTCAGTTATGATCAAACTCTCTTTGAGGATGATAACAAGAATAGGATGATGGAGACAAAAGAACTCTTTGAGTGGGTCCTAAAGCAGCCTTGCTTCGAGGTTTTTccagatatcatgttttttTTTGCAAAGAGAACTTGTTCCTTTGATGTCAATCCGATTAATGGTATATAATGCTGGCTAACTTTTTTCCTCTTCATTGCAGAAAACATCTTTCATGCTATTTCTCAACAAATTCGATTTATTTGAAAAGAAGATTCTGAACGTAAGTGAATTGAGGTTCTCAACTTTTGTTTGGCTTGGGATCCATGTGATTGTGATAATAATTTTCCTGTAAACAGGTCCCATTGAATGTATGTGGGTGGTTCAAGGATTATCAGCCAGTTTCAACTGGAAAACAAGAGATCGAGAATGCATACGAGTAAGTGCTTTCTTTAACCCTCTTTGAGACTCGGATAAGGTTTCCAAATGGGCTCTAATCTGGGACACATAATCCCTTAAAAAGGCTTCTTTTATGCCTTTTAAGATCCTCGTTTGAACTCTGATATACACCATGATTACGCATATAAATTACTTGATCTGTCATAATTTAGTACACATTCAACTTGTGATGCTTGACATTCAGGTTTGTGAAGAAAAAATTTGAGGAACTGTATTTCCAGAGCACTACTCCTGACTGTGTAGATCGGGTTTTTAAGATCTATAGAACTACAGCCCTAGATCAGAAACTTGTGAAGAAGACTTTCAAGCTTGTTGACGAGACGTTGAGACGAAGAAATCTATTTGAAGCAGGTCTACTGTAATGACAAACTCAACTTCAAAATTTCATGTTCCCATACAGTAAAGAGTGATTTCAGGTTGGCCTGCTTGCTTTTAATCTTTAAATTTTAAAGTCTGAAATCCCAATtaagatttatgttgatgatttttcttgcTTGAAAACCTTTCAGGCGCTTTTTTGAATGGGAGGATGGATGAAGTGCCACTTTAAAATTTGTAatctttagcattcatccttTGATTAAATGACGTATTTTACGTCATTAATTTGACCGTATAGCTCTTTTTGGAGGA from the Primulina eburnea isolate SZY01 chromosome 3, ASM2296580v1, whole genome shotgun sequence genome contains:
- the LOC140824984 gene encoding guanine nucleotide-binding protein alpha-1 subunit-like encodes the protein MGLICSRRQHSQADSEEHEQTAEIERRIDRETKAETHIQKLLLLGVGDSGKSTIFKQIKLLFQSGFDEAELKGYIPVIHANVYQTIKILHDGSKELSQTVSDSTKFIISDKNKQIGEKVSEMGSGFDCPTLTKELANEIEALWKDSAIQETYSHGHELQVPDCAHYFMENLRRVSVSDYIPTKEDVLHARVRTTGVVEIQFSPVGENKKSGEIYRLFDVGGQRNERRKWIHLFEGVAAVIFCAAISDYDQTLFEDDNKNRMMETKELFEWVLKQPCFEKTSFMLFLNKFDLFEKKILNVPLNVCGWFKDYQPVSTGKQEIENAYEFVKKKFEELYFQSTTPDCVDRVFKIYRTTALDQKLVKKTFKLVDETLRRRNLFEAGLL